The Pelobates fuscus isolate aPelFus1 chromosome 2, aPelFus1.pri, whole genome shotgun sequence genome has a segment encoding these proteins:
- the LOC134586140 gene encoding keratinocyte differentiation factor 1-like — protein MSLHRSGSKPHCLGIPAEGLSLPHGSSPAINNNVLHFQKSINNEVTFKSGSTRTPQDVPQYCPQVSNAWDACKALLCYVGSCCHSSKKDPDVYHPCSVGTSVSGPHNDHSSGRTNLRCVGESIKITGLDNSFNYTDLKLMGVPVFNKTCATITDMESSRDLPAPPPAPMNTEGHYSRKESYPELSGMNGSMSSAEIDGLIWQKLSELFSFHQIDELARCTSETVFLKKSNQMMELIDSLTQDFQLEKQDAECRLIQGIIRLSTRKERTNRNCTSGGDKGGEQPFSRDSGGKIPARSIIVTQESGSSSQGDLEVKISEETSFDIMARNLRRSADA, from the coding sequence ATGTCACTTCATCGTTCTGGGtccaaacctcactgtcttgggaTCCCTGCTGAAGGACTTTCACTTCCCCATGGCAGTTCTCCAGCAATCAATAACAATGTCTTACATTTCCAAAAAAGCATCAATAATGAGGTCACATTCAAATCTGGATCTACTAGAACACCTCAAGATGTGCCACAATATTGTCCCCAGGTTTCCAATGCTTGGGATGCATGCAAAGCTCTATTGTGCTACGTGGGGTCCTGCTGCCATAGTTCAAAGAAAGACCCAGATGTATACCATCCCTGCTCTGTAGGAACATCAGTGAGTGGCCCCCACAATGATCATTCTTCAGGAAGGACCAATTTGCGGTGTGTAGGTGAAAGCATTAAAATAACTGGCCTGGATAACAGTTTTAATTATACAGACCTTAAACTCATGGGGGTTCCAGTCTTCAACAAGACTTGTGCTACTATTACTGACATGGAGAGTTCAAGAGATCTACCTGCACCACCTCCAGCACCCATGAACACTGAAGGACACTACTCTAGGAAAGAGTCTTATCCTGAACTCTCTGGAATGAATGGCTCGATGTCCAGTGCAGAGATAGATGGGCTAATCTGGCAGAAGCTCAGTGAACTTTTTAGCTTCCACCAGATTGATGAGCTAGCAAGGTGCACCTCAGAAACTGTGTTCTTGAAGAAGAGCAACCAGATGATGGAACTTATTGACAGTCTAACACAGGACTTCCAATTGGAGAAGCAGGATGCAGAATGCCGACTTATCCAAGGCATTATCCGTCTAAGCACCCGCAAGGAACGGACAAACAGAAATTGCACTTCAGGAGGAGATAAAGGGGGAGAGCAACCGTTCTCAAGGGACAGTGGTGGCAAGATTCCTGCCAGAAGTATTATAGTCACACAGGAGTCTGGATCATCCAGCCAGGGTGATCTAGAGGTGAAGATCTCAGAAGAAACAAGCTTTGACATTATGGCAAGGAACCTGAGGAGATCTGCAGATGCCTGA